CGGCCGCGCTCGCCGTCACCAATCAGAAGGTTGGCGGCGCCTACTCGCCTGTCGTGATCGCCGGCGTGGTTCGCCTCGCCGATTTCGTGCTGCTAAGCCTGGTCGGCATCGGGCTTTATCTCGCCTATGTGCGCCCGTTCGCCGGCGCGATCCATTGGGGATACATCGGCTCGATCCTCGGCATGTCGGCGGCGGCCGTGGTCTGCTTCCAGGCCGCCGACATCTACCAGGTGCAGATCTTCCGCAGCCAGCTCCGCCAGATGACGCGGATGATCTCGTCATGGGCCTTCGTGTTCCTGCTGTTCATCGGGATCTCCTTCCTCGTCAAGCTCGGCGGCGAAGTCTCGCGGGTCTGGCTGTCATCGTTCTTCTGCGTCGGCCTTGCTCTCCTGATCGCCGAGCGGCTGGCACTGCGCTCGATGGTCCGCGCCTGGGCGCATGACGGCCGGCTCGACCGCCGCACCATCATCGTCGGCGCCGATCAGAACGGCGAGAAGCTGATCGAGGCGCTGAATGCCGACGACGACACCGACATCCATGTGCTCGGCGTGTTCGACGACCGCAATGACGCCCGCGCGATGGAGACCTGCGCCGGCGCGCCGAAGCTCGGCAAGGTCGACGACATCGTCGAGTTCGCCCGCCGCACCCGCGTCGACCTCGTGCTGTTCGCGCTGCCGATCTCGGCCGAGACCCGCATCCTGGAGATGCTGAAGAAGCTCTGGGTGCTGCCGGTCGACATCCGCCTGTCGGCCCATACCAACAAGCTGCGTTTCCGCCCCCGCTCCTACTCCTATGTCGGCAAGGTGCCGACGCTCGACGTGTTCGAGGCGCCGATCACCGACTGGGACCTGGTGCTGAAATGGCTGTTCGACCGCGTGGTCGGCAGCCTGGCTTTGCTTGCGGCGCTCCCGGTGCTGGGACTGGTGGCGCTCGCGGTGAAGCTCGACAGCCCCGGCCCGGTGCTGTTCCGCCAGAAGCGCTTCGGCTTCAACAATGAGCGGATCGACGTCTACAAGTTCCGCTCGCTCTACCACCACCAGGCCGATCCGACCGCCTCCAAGGTCGTAACCAAGAACGACCCGCGCGTCACCCGCGTCGGCCGTTTCATCCGCAAGACCTCGCTCGACGAACTGCCGCAGCTGTTCAACGTCGTGCTGAAGGGCAATCTTTCGCTGGTCGGCCCGCGGCCGCACGCGGTGCAGAGCAAGCTGGAGAACCGCCTGTTCGACGAGGCGGTCGACGGCTACTTCGCTCGCCACCGTGTCAAGCCCGGCATCACCGGCTGGGCTCAGATCAACGGCTGGCGCGGCGAGGTCGACACCGACGAGAAGATCCAGAAGCGTGTCGAATACGACCTCTATTACATCGAGAACTGGTCGGTGCTGTTCGACCTCTACATCCTGCTCAAGACCCCGTTCTCGCTGATTACAAAGCACGAGAACGCGTACTGAGTTCGATTGCCGTCACTGACGCCCTCACCAAAGCGCGTCACTTTGTGTCTGTTGCGTTGCGTGAGTATCCGATGGCCTATGCGGCGATAGCCGGGACGTCCCAATCGTTGACATCGGCGCCGTCAGGCGTGCTGGCGCTGCAGCGGGCGCTGGTGTGGCTCGCCGGCGCGTCGATCGCCATCGTGTTCATCGAGCCGAGCCCGTATGAACTGGTCACGCTGACCGCCTGCGTGCTGTTCTTTGCCACGGGCCTGCGCATGCAGCTCGTGTTCATGCCACTGCTGTTCGCGCTGATCGTGCTCAATGTCGGCTACAGCATCGGCGCGGTGCCGTTCCTCGACAAGCCGGAGGTGGTGAACTGGGTCCTCACCTCCTGGTACATGGCCGTCACCGTCATCTTCTTCGCAATGGTGATGTCGGAGGACACCGAGGCGCGCCTCGACATGCTGCGCCGCGGCCTGATCGTC
The window above is part of the Bradyrhizobium sp. PSBB068 genome. Proteins encoded here:
- a CDS encoding undecaprenyl-phosphate glucose phosphotransferase codes for the protein MEPFNARSMLDAAASATAAQPQVERRRRLSPAALAVTNQKVGGAYSPVVIAGVVRLADFVLLSLVGIGLYLAYVRPFAGAIHWGYIGSILGMSAAAVVCFQAADIYQVQIFRSQLRQMTRMISSWAFVFLLFIGISFLVKLGGEVSRVWLSSFFCVGLALLIAERLALRSMVRAWAHDGRLDRRTIIVGADQNGEKLIEALNADDDTDIHVLGVFDDRNDARAMETCAGAPKLGKVDDIVEFARRTRVDLVLFALPISAETRILEMLKKLWVLPVDIRLSAHTNKLRFRPRSYSYVGKVPTLDVFEAPITDWDLVLKWLFDRVVGSLALLAALPVLGLVALAVKLDSPGPVLFRQKRFGFNNERIDVYKFRSLYHHQADPTASKVVTKNDPRVTRVGRFIRKTSLDELPQLFNVVLKGNLSLVGPRPHAVQSKLENRLFDEAVDGYFARHRVKPGITGWAQINGWRGEVDTDEKIQKRVEYDLYYIENWSVLFDLYILLKTPFSLITKHENAY